In a single window of the Aminomonas paucivorans DSM 12260 genome:
- a CDS encoding ABC transporter ATP-binding protein, protein MLEVRALRKSFGGRPVLGGLDLDLPRGGCLALAGPSGCGKSTLLHLLAGLVPPDGGTMRMEGREVPSLRGRCALMAQDDRLLPWMDLLDNALLPVRMRGEDPRRREGEARELLDRFGLGEFLRYPPGSVSGGMRQRCALARTLLWGCPLVLLDEPLSALDAFTRRTLQEEVLRLQGEWGRTLLWVTHDLEEALRVGDRVWVLGPGMEVRERLVPPGPKPRPADGELAALRERAFRALEGSRG, encoded by the coding sequence CCCCCGGGGGGGGTGCCTGGCCCTGGCGGGCCCCTCGGGGTGCGGCAAGAGCACCCTGCTGCACCTCCTGGCGGGGCTGGTTCCCCCGGACGGAGGGACGATGCGCATGGAGGGCCGGGAGGTTCCCTCCCTCCGAGGGCGCTGCGCCCTCATGGCCCAGGATGACCGGCTGCTCCCCTGGATGGACCTGCTGGACAACGCCCTCCTCCCGGTGCGGATGCGGGGGGAGGACCCGAGGCGCCGGGAGGGGGAGGCCCGGGAACTGCTGGACCGCTTCGGCCTGGGGGAGTTCCTTCGCTACCCTCCCGGGTCCGTCTCCGGGGGGATGCGGCAGCGGTGCGCCCTGGCGCGCACCCTCCTCTGGGGGTGTCCCCTGGTGCTTCTGGACGAGCCCCTCTCCGCCCTGGACGCCTTCACCCGCCGGACCCTCCAGGAGGAGGTGCTGCGCCTCCAGGGGGAGTGGGGGCGCACCCTCCTCTGGGTGACCCACGACCTGGAGGAGGCCCTTCGGGTGGGAGACCGGGTCTGGGTGCTGGGACCGGGGATGGAGGTGCGGGAGCGCCTCGTCCCCCCCGGCCCCAAGCCCCGGCCCGCCGACGGGGAACTGGCGGCCCTGCGGGAACGGGCCTTCCGGGCCCTGGAAGGGTCCCGTGGCTAG
- a CDS encoding ABC transporter permease translates to MARLRDRALGLGLFLLLLALWEGVCRGLDLPPYLLPSPGRVARVLLSQAPELLAHGAVTLGEMVLGILLGLGAALLVGGGLFALPQAERAVLPLLVATQAAPVFALAPLLVVWFGFGMGPKVALTALVVFFPVALAFLQGLKHRDRGREDLLRLMGGGRIARFRAFHLPGALPPLMGGLKTGVCVAPIGAVLGEWCGASRGLGFLMLQANARLATDRVFAALAVLVVLGTGLYGAVDRLERRLVWWTRPEGRARWLERRERKGRK, encoded by the coding sequence GTGGCTAGGCTCCGGGACCGGGCCCTGGGCCTGGGGCTCTTCCTGCTTCTCCTGGCGCTCTGGGAGGGAGTCTGCCGGGGGCTGGACCTGCCCCCCTATCTGCTTCCCTCGCCGGGACGGGTGGCGAGGGTACTGCTCTCCCAGGCCCCGGAGCTGCTGGCCCACGGGGCGGTCACCCTGGGGGAGATGGTCCTGGGGATCCTCCTGGGCCTGGGGGCGGCGCTTCTGGTGGGGGGAGGCCTCTTCGCCCTGCCCCAGGCGGAGCGGGCGGTGCTGCCCCTGCTGGTGGCCACCCAGGCGGCGCCGGTGTTCGCCCTGGCCCCTCTCCTGGTGGTGTGGTTCGGCTTCGGCATGGGACCCAAGGTGGCCCTCACCGCCCTGGTGGTCTTCTTCCCCGTGGCCCTGGCGTTCCTCCAGGGACTGAAGCACCGGGATCGGGGGCGGGAGGACCTGCTGCGCCTCATGGGAGGGGGGAGGATCGCCCGGTTTCGGGCCTTCCACCTCCCCGGGGCGCTGCCCCCCCTGATGGGGGGGCTCAAGACGGGGGTCTGCGTGGCCCCCATCGGGGCGGTGCTGGGGGAATGGTGCGGCGCCTCCCGGGGGCTGGGCTTTCTGATGCTCCAGGCCAACGCCCGCCTGGCCACGGACCGGGTCTTCGCGGCCCTGGCGGTGCTGGTGGTCCTGGGGACGGGACTCTACGGGGCGGTGGATCGGCTGGAGCGGCGTCTGGTGTGGTGGACCCGCCCGGAGGGGCGGGCCCGGTGGCTGGAACGAAGAGAAAGGAAGGGAAGGAAATGA
- a CDS encoding ABC transporter substrate-binding protein has product MRRLLCATVLLVLLGAPAGGAEKVRLMLDWTPNVDHAPLYWAQARGAFAREGLEVEILTPSDTADPLKLAAAGRTDLALGYMPQALVAASGGIPVRVCARLVARPLSTVVALEDKGIRSVKDLSGKRIGTTVPGMMDVLGKVFARHHGLKDLEWVHVGFQIVPPLASGKVAAVVGAFRNVEVVQLRRQGLKPRVFPLEEGGVPDYDELVVLASPALSKRPRVLAAFRRALAEGLEATRRHPEQAMSAYLQSVPGADQAEEREMLDATLPFFAKDQKLDPARWRRFADFALREKLVEKPVDPAPLLLRF; this is encoded by the coding sequence ATGAGACGACTTCTGTGCGCGACGGTCCTGCTGGTCCTCCTGGGGGCCCCGGCGGGGGGGGCGGAGAAAGTCCGACTGATGCTGGACTGGACCCCCAACGTCGACCATGCCCCCCTCTACTGGGCCCAGGCCCGGGGGGCCTTCGCCCGGGAGGGACTGGAGGTGGAGATCCTGACCCCCTCGGACACGGCGGACCCCCTGAAGCTGGCGGCGGCGGGACGGACGGACCTGGCCCTGGGGTACATGCCCCAGGCCCTGGTGGCAGCCTCGGGGGGCATCCCCGTGCGGGTCTGCGCCCGCCTGGTGGCGCGCCCCTTGAGCACCGTGGTGGCTCTGGAGGACAAGGGAATCCGAAGCGTGAAGGACCTCTCGGGCAAGCGCATCGGCACCACCGTGCCGGGGATGATGGACGTGCTGGGGAAGGTCTTCGCCCGGCACCACGGGCTGAAGGACCTGGAGTGGGTCCACGTGGGCTTCCAGATCGTCCCGCCCCTGGCCTCGGGCAAGGTGGCGGCGGTGGTGGGGGCCTTCCGGAACGTGGAGGTGGTGCAGCTGCGCCGCCAGGGGCTCAAGCCCCGGGTCTTCCCCCTGGAGGAGGGGGGCGTCCCGGACTACGACGAGCTGGTGGTGCTGGCCTCCCCGGCCCTGAGCAAACGCCCCCGGGTCCTGGCGGCCTTCCGACGGGCCCTGGCGGAGGGACTGGAGGCGACGCGGCGACACCCCGAACAGGCCATGAGCGCCTACCTGCAGTCGGTTCCCGGGGCGGACCAAGCGGAAGAACGGGAGATGCTGGACGCCACCCTGCCCTTCTTCGCGAAGGACCAGAAGCTGGACCCCGCCCGGTGGCGGCGTTTCGCCGACTTCGCCCTCCGGGAGAAGCTGGTGGAAAAGCCGGTGGACCCCGCGCCCCTGCTCCTCCGTTTCTGA
- the thiW gene encoding energy coupling factor transporter S component ThiW: MNRERLRNLALAGLFAALGVLLSGLSVPVGPTRCFPAQHALNALAGVLLGPWWAAGAATITSLLRVSLGTGTLFAFPGSIPGALAVGFAAALLPDRLKPLGALAEPLATCTLGAWICAAWLGPAMGKSVGYAFLAGAFGASSVPGALLGLGLLAALRAGLPLLRGHRGTL, encoded by the coding sequence ATGAACCGCGAACGCCTGCGCAACCTGGCCCTGGCGGGGCTCTTCGCCGCCCTGGGGGTGCTCCTCTCGGGGCTGTCCGTCCCCGTGGGGCCCACCCGGTGCTTTCCGGCCCAGCACGCCCTCAACGCCCTGGCGGGGGTACTCCTGGGGCCCTGGTGGGCCGCCGGGGCCGCCACGATCACCAGCCTGCTCCGGGTGAGCCTGGGCACGGGCACCCTCTTCGCCTTCCCCGGGAGCATCCCCGGGGCCCTGGCGGTGGGCTTCGCCGCCGCCCTGCTCCCGGACCGGCTGAAACCCCTGGGGGCCCTGGCGGAGCCCCTGGCCACCTGCACCCTGGGGGCCTGGATCTGCGCCGCCTGGCTGGGCCCCGCCATGGGCAAGTCCGTGGGGTACGCCTTCCTGGCGGGAGCCTTCGGGGCCAGCAGCGTTCCCGGGGCCCTGCTGGGTCTGGGGCTCCTGGCCGCCCTGAGGGCAGGGTTGCCCCTGCTTCGGGGACACCGGGGAACCCTGTAG